Proteins encoded within one genomic window of Mycolicibacterium aubagnense:
- a CDS encoding septum formation family protein: MEPMLDAPAAVEPGLDTPPDEPKTTTTWRQRMHGMHVTGTQRALVLTALGGLLIAGILTVMPDGSLGPTGLGFTGGRVNASRVSDTLDHAKPGDCLNWPDRSPDAVEIVDCKNEHRFEVAESLDMRTFPGSEYGPNAAPPSDARIKQISQEQCQNAARDYLGPRFDPNGKFAVSLVWSGDKAWKTKGQRRMLCGLQLLGPNSQQLAYKGKVADVDQSKVWPAGTCLGIDPATNQPIDIPVDCSAPHAMEVTGAVNLGDKYHDVMPAEPDQLAYIKDTCTKSTDEYLAPVQLRGTTLTLVYSSISLPSWTAGSRQVSCSIGSSLGNGGWSTLVNSAKGPLMINGQSPAAPPAIPEERLNLPPIPVIEPPVDTSSQGASSSQGSSSQGSQSGQNQSGQQTSQTPQGNQHMPGQTDTSNQHGTTPAGTPQQQQGNTFLNGPPPPPAVPGSGAPLEGPMEDEPAPAAPPAGPVGAGAPPGPVVAPPPAP, from the coding sequence ATGGAACCGATGTTGGACGCACCCGCGGCGGTCGAACCGGGCCTGGATACGCCCCCCGACGAACCGAAGACGACGACCACCTGGCGGCAACGCATGCACGGCATGCATGTCACCGGGACTCAACGCGCGCTCGTCCTCACCGCGCTCGGCGGACTGCTCATCGCCGGGATCCTCACCGTCATGCCCGACGGCTCGCTCGGCCCGACCGGGCTCGGCTTCACAGGCGGCCGCGTCAACGCCAGCCGGGTCAGCGACACGCTGGACCACGCCAAGCCCGGCGACTGCCTGAACTGGCCGGACCGCTCGCCGGACGCCGTCGAGATCGTCGACTGCAAGAACGAACACCGCTTCGAGGTCGCTGAATCGCTCGACATGCGCACCTTCCCGGGCAGTGAGTACGGCCCCAACGCCGCGCCGCCGTCCGACGCCCGGATCAAGCAGATCAGCCAGGAGCAGTGCCAGAACGCGGCGCGCGACTACCTCGGACCGCGCTTCGATCCGAACGGGAAGTTCGCCGTCAGCCTGGTCTGGTCCGGTGACAAAGCCTGGAAGACCAAGGGCCAGCGCCGCATGCTGTGCGGTCTGCAGTTGCTCGGCCCGAACAGCCAGCAGCTGGCCTACAAGGGCAAGGTCGCCGACGTCGACCAGTCCAAGGTCTGGCCGGCCGGCACCTGCCTCGGCATCGACCCCGCGACCAACCAGCCCATCGACATCCCGGTCGACTGCTCGGCGCCGCACGCCATGGAGGTCACCGGTGCGGTCAACCTGGGCGACAAGTACCACGACGTCATGCCCGCCGAGCCTGACCAACTGGCTTACATCAAGGACACCTGTACCAAGTCCACCGATGAGTACCTGGCTCCGGTTCAGCTGCGCGGCACCACGCTGACCCTGGTCTACAGCTCGATCTCGCTGCCCAGCTGGACGGCCGGCAGCCGCCAGGTGTCGTGCAGTATCGGCTCGTCCCTCGGCAACGGCGGCTGGTCGACGCTGGTCAACAGCGCCAAGGGGCCGCTGATGATCAACGGGCAGTCGCCCGCCGCGCCGCCGGCCATCCCCGAGGAACGGCTGAACCTCCCGCCGATCCCGGTCATCGAGCCGCCGGTGGACACGTCGTCGCAGGGCGCGTCCTCGTCGCAGGGCTCCTCGTCGCAAGGTTCGCAGTCCGGCCAGAACCAGAGCGGCCAGCAGACCTCGCAGACGCCGCAGGGCAACCAGCACATGCCGGGCCAGACCGACACGTCGAACCAGCACGGCACCACCCCCGCAGGCACCCCTCAACAGCAACAGGGCAACACCTTCCTCAACGGTCCGCCGCCCCCACCGGCCGTGCCGGGCTCCGGCGCTCCCCTCGAGGGCCCGATGGAGGATGAGCCCGCACCTGCCGCACCGCCGGCCGGGCCCGTGGGCGCCGGGGCACCCCCTGGGCCGGTCGTGGCGCCGCCACCCGCGCCGTAA
- the serS gene encoding serine--tRNA ligase encodes MIDLKLLREDPDRVRASQRSRGEDPGLVDALLDADAARRAAIAEADTARANQKAASKLVGAASPEERPALLEKAKELSAVVKSAEARGGAAEEAFTAAHMAIGNVIIDGVPAGGESDFEVLDVVGTPTAIDNPKDHLELGEAIGLLDMERGAKVSGSRFYFLTGQGALLQLGLLQLAVRLATENGFTLMIPPVLVRPEVMRGTGFLGAHADEIYRLEADDLYLVGTSEVPLAGYHSDEILDLSAGPLRYAGWSSCFRREAGSYGKDTRGIIRVHQFDKVEAFIYCKPEDAEAEHQKLLGWQRQMLAMIEVPYRVIDVAAGDLGSSAARKYDCEAWVPTQQAYRELTSTSNCTTFQARRLSTRYRDENGKPQTAATLNGTLATTRWLVAILENHQQPDGSVRVPEALVPYVGTSVLQPK; translated from the coding sequence GTGATCGACCTCAAGCTGTTGCGCGAAGATCCGGACCGGGTGCGGGCGTCGCAGCGGTCCCGTGGCGAAGACCCTGGCCTTGTGGATGCGCTGCTGGATGCTGACGCGGCCCGGCGCGCCGCCATCGCCGAGGCCGACACCGCACGAGCCAATCAGAAGGCGGCGAGCAAGCTCGTCGGCGCGGCCTCACCGGAAGAGCGGCCCGCACTGCTGGAGAAGGCCAAGGAACTTTCCGCGGTGGTCAAGTCCGCCGAAGCACGCGGGGGCGCGGCCGAAGAGGCGTTCACCGCCGCGCACATGGCGATCGGCAACGTCATCATCGACGGCGTGCCCGCCGGTGGCGAGAGCGACTTCGAGGTGCTGGACGTCGTGGGTACCCCCACGGCCATCGACAACCCGAAGGACCACCTGGAACTGGGCGAGGCCATCGGGCTGCTGGACATGGAGCGCGGCGCCAAGGTGTCCGGCTCGCGGTTCTACTTCCTGACGGGCCAGGGCGCCCTGCTGCAGCTCGGCTTGCTGCAACTGGCCGTCCGGCTGGCCACCGAGAACGGGTTCACGCTCATGATCCCGCCGGTGCTGGTGCGCCCGGAAGTCATGCGCGGCACCGGATTCCTGGGTGCGCACGCCGACGAGATCTATCGCCTCGAAGCCGACGACTTGTATCTCGTCGGGACGTCGGAGGTGCCGCTGGCCGGTTACCACTCCGACGAGATCTTGGACCTGTCCGCGGGCCCACTGCGGTATGCCGGCTGGTCGTCGTGCTTCCGCCGGGAAGCCGGCAGCTACGGCAAGGACACCCGCGGAATCATCCGCGTGCACCAGTTCGACAAGGTCGAGGCCTTCATCTACTGCAAGCCCGAAGACGCCGAGGCCGAGCACCAGAAGCTGCTCGGCTGGCAGCGCCAGATGCTGGCCATGATCGAGGTGCCCTACCGCGTGATCGACGTCGCGGCAGGCGATCTCGGTTCGTCGGCCGCCCGCAAGTACGACTGCGAGGCCTGGGTCCCGACGCAACAGGCCTACCGCGAACTGACGTCGACCTCGAACTGCACCACGTTCCAGGCCCGGCGCCTGTCCACCCGGTACCGCGACGAGAACGGCAAGCCGCAGACGGCAGCCACGCTCAACGGCACCCTGGCCACCACCCGTTGGCTGGTGGCCATCCTGGAGAACCACCAGCAGCCCGACGGCAGCGTCCGGGTGCCCGAGGCGCTGGTGCCGTACGTCGGCACCTCGGTGTTACAGCCCAAGTAG